The following are from one region of the Hymenobacter sp. YIM 151858-1 genome:
- a CDS encoding DUF2268 domain-containing protein gives MFPAFRSATATLLSAALLTGACHRAPLAPPAAGATAAATAVPPAATYQVINLMPAFEEFWQKARTQDEATQVKLFQQLLADRYPEVYNNSVLGGPADKTFADVLPMRYAKVQSMVLPKMDLVLRLSKQIGQDLPRYEASFRKTFPDLDYRGRLYFMYSLGGFDGGTRTIGGQQALLFGLDMIAYVYGHEADPAPFFHHEFFHVYHSQFFERNESVASALWREGLATYVAHALNPSANGVNLFGLPLNTPARTQADLPRYARELRAALDSEKREDYARYFLGGMDAQAATPARSGYYLGYLVAEKLAKRHSLPELAHANLAQLRPEIEQALLELETTPAPKP, from the coding sequence ATGTTCCCTGCTTTTCGTTCGGCTACGGCCACGCTCCTAAGTGCGGCGTTGCTTACCGGGGCGTGCCACCGCGCTCCGCTTGCGCCGCCTGCTGCTGGTGCCACCGCTGCCGCCACCGCCGTACCGCCCGCGGCCACGTACCAGGTCATCAACCTGATGCCGGCCTTCGAGGAGTTCTGGCAAAAGGCGCGCACGCAGGACGAAGCCACGCAGGTAAAGCTGTTTCAGCAGCTGCTGGCCGACCGCTACCCCGAGGTGTACAACAACAGCGTGCTGGGCGGCCCCGCCGACAAAACCTTTGCTGACGTGCTGCCCATGCGCTATGCCAAGGTGCAAAGCATGGTGCTGCCCAAAATGGACCTGGTGCTGCGCCTGAGCAAGCAAATCGGCCAGGATTTGCCCCGCTACGAGGCCAGTTTCCGCAAAACCTTTCCCGACCTCGACTACCGCGGCCGCCTCTATTTTATGTACTCCCTAGGTGGTTTCGATGGGGGCACGCGCACCATCGGGGGCCAGCAGGCGCTGCTGTTCGGGCTGGATATGATTGCCTACGTGTACGGGCACGAGGCCGACCCCGCGCCCTTTTTCCACCACGAGTTTTTCCATGTGTACCACAGCCAGTTCTTCGAGCGCAACGAGTCGGTGGCCTCGGCGCTGTGGCGCGAAGGCCTGGCTACCTACGTGGCCCACGCCCTCAACCCCTCGGCCAACGGCGTCAACCTGTTTGGCCTGCCCCTCAACACGCCCGCCCGCACCCAGGCCGATTTGCCGCGCTACGCCCGCGAGCTGCGCGCCGCCCTCGATTCGGAAAAGCGCGAGGACTACGCCCGCTACTTCCTGGGCGGCATGGATGCGCAGGCTGCCACCCCCGCCCGCTCGGGCTACTACCTAGGCTACCTGGTGGCCGAGAAACTCGCCAAGCGTCACTCGCTGCCGGAGCTGGCCCACGCCAACCTAGCCCAGCTCCGGCCCGAAATTGAGCAAGCCCTGCTCGAGCTCGAAACCACGCCAGCTCCTAAACCATAA
- a CDS encoding class IIb bacteriocin, lactobin A/cerein 7B family: protein MRTLDDEDLRHTEGGLAPIAIPLIIKGVGIGFTACAAAFTVLAGGMKMAKK from the coding sequence TTGCGCACGCTGGATGATGAGGACCTGCGGCATACCGAGGGCGGATTGGCGCCTATTGCTATTCCTCTTATTATAAAAGGTGTGGGCATTGGTTTCACGGCCTGCGCTGCAGCATTTACAGTTTTAGCAGGAGGTATGAAGATGGCTAAAAAATAA